The Limanda limanda chromosome 20, fLimLim1.1, whole genome shotgun sequence genome has a segment encoding these proteins:
- the cdv3 gene encoding protein CDV3 homolog — protein MADLPEKSLDDFFAKRDKKKKKTDKGKGKEPPAGLVSAVVKKTKREKSASTKSENQDQQIEKEDEWKEFEQKEVDYSGLRLQALQISDEREEDEDEREEVGEDGEIILVSGDKVSGPWNKSGGGPPPAAAPIEEEEVPESRPSGVYRPPGARLTTTKRGPTQGPPEIFNDTQFPSLMATSKHVETRRDREMEKTFEVVKHRNRGRDETSGASLQQLQLDNQYAILGDK, from the exons ATGGCGGATCTGCCGGAGAAGAGCCTGGACGACTTCTTCGCGAAGcgggacaagaagaagaagaagacggacAAGGGGAAGGGCAAGGAGCCGCCCGCCGGCCTCGTGTCCGCCGTCGTGAAGAAGACGAAGCGGGAGAAGTCCGCGTCCACGAAGAGCGAGAACCAGGACCAGCAGATCGAGAAG GAGGACGAATGGAAGGAGTTCGAGCAGAAGGAAGTGGACTACAGTGGTCTCCGGCTCCAGGCTCTCCAgatcag TgacgagagggaggaagacgaggatgagagggaggaggtcgGTGAGGACGGAGAGATCATCCTGGTCAGCGGAGACAAGGTGTCGGGACCCTGGAACAAATCTGGAGGTGGTCCTCCTCCGGCTGCTGCGCCCATCG aggaggaagaggttcCTGAATCGAGGCCTTCTGGCGTATATCGCCCTCCAGGGGCTCGGCTGACCACCACCAAACGAGGTCCCACCCAGGGACCTCCTGAGATCTTCAATGACACTCAGTTCCCCTCTCTAATGGCCACCTCCAAGCATGTGGAGACACGCAG AGACCGAGAAATGGAGAAGACCTTTGAGGTTGTGAAACACAGGAACCGTGGTAGAGATGAGACCAGTGGCGCTTCTCTGCAGCAATTGCAGCTTGACAACCAGTACGCCATCCTGGGGGATAAGTAG